In Chitinophaga oryzae, the sequence AGTACAGGTATTGGGGACACATTTTAATGTCAATGCTTACCGTGATGAAACGGCCATCAGGACAACACTGGTGGAGGGCAGCGTCAAAATAAAATCAAAAGACGGGCAATCAACCTTATTGAAGCCCGGTCAGCAGGCCGTTCTGGCAGAGCAACTGCACGTACAACAGGCAGACATCCAACAACAACTGGCGTGGGTAAACGGTGACTTCGTTTTCGGGGGTGAAACGCTCGAAAGCATACTGCACCAGGTGGAGCGCTGGTATGACATAGAAGCGGAATGTCCTGCGCATATCGGCAAGCTGCGCTTCAACGGCATGGTATCACGCTCACAGCCATTATCCGCTATCGTTAAAATGATACAGTCTACCCGAAAAGCAACAGTCACCATTAAAAAAAGGAGGTTGATCGTGACAGATTGATACAAATTATATAACGGATAAGCTGTCAATAAAATAGCCAAAGGTGGTGGAACACCTCTGGCCGGATCGTTAAAAGCTTATCGAGGACATTGCGACAACAATCATCTTCAATACGATTTAACACTAACAAAAGTATGAATTTTTCCCAATGCATGCGTGCTATGAAGATCACCATGTTATTACTTACCTGTTTCCTGATGCAGGTGAGTGCGCATACCTTCGCCCAGCGCATCAGCATGAACAGGCAGAACAGTACTATTCACGCTGTGCTGGAGGATATAAGAAAACAGGCGCAGTATGATTTTTTTTACGATATGCACCTGTTCAACCGGGCAAAGCCGGTCAGCATACAGGTGAAGGATGCTACCCTGGAACAGGTGCTCAGTATCCTTTTCAAGGGGTTGCCTTACAGCTACACCATTGACAATAAAATGGTGGTCATCACCGAAGCCGATGTGCCGGTAGCAGCGGTAAACACTTTACCCCTGGCGGTCCGCCGGCAGCCTGGCCGTATCGGCGGTAAAATACTGGACGACAGAGGGCAGCCGCTTCCCGGAGCAACGGTAAAAATTTTGCAGCGTAACCAGGCCGTACAAAGCGGCATAGACGGCAGCTACAGTTTCAGTATAGCGCCGGGCGTTTATACCGTAGAGGTGACCTATATCTCCTTCCAGACCAGGCGCATTACGCAGGTGGAAGTGAAAGAAGGGCAGTTGACCAGCCTGCACATTACTTTGGCGCCATCTACAAAAACGCTCGGCCAGGTGGTTGTTACCGGCAGTTATAAGAAAGAAAGTGTAGCAGGCTTATACGCCCGGCAGAAAAATGCCGCTTCCGTTACCGATGGCATCTCTTCCGAACAGATAGCCCGCACGCCGGATAATGACATGGGGCAGGTGCTGAAGCGTGTTACCGGGCTGACGACTGTCAACAACCGGAACGTGATTGTACGGGGTATGTCTGATCGCTACAACCAGGCGATGCTGGACGGCGTGGCGATTCCCAGTACTTCTCAGAACAGGCGTGACTTTTCCTTTGATATTATCCCTACAGAGATGGTAGGTTCCGTGGTGGTGAATAAAACAGCAACACCCGATGTTTCAGCAGAATTTTCTGGCGGCCAGGTCTCAGTGAATACTATCGATATTCCGGAGCGGAATTTTGCCACCATTCAATATGGTTTGGGCGGGAATTCGCAGACGACCGGCAAAGACTTCTACCGGCTGGGAAAACGGAATACCAGCGAATACTTCGGCTTTTTTGACAAATCATCCAAACTGCCGGAGGGTATCAAAACGTGGCTGTGGAATAACAGGGCGTCGCAGCTGGATGCCCCTCCTGGCTATAACCTGGCAGACCCCGAATTGAACGGTATGCCGCTCAACCCGATGGAGTTTGGCAATGACGTAAAATACAATGACCTTGACGCCATTGCTCAATCCAAAAAATTGAACAATGACGCTTTGAAGCCTTACAGGTATAAAGCTGCTCCCAATCAGCATATGCGTTTATCACTTGGACGTGTGTACGACCTGAAAAACGGGAGCCGCTTTGGTTTTGTCACTTCTGTCAACTTCAGGAATGAGCAAAACATCGTGCGTTTTAATAACCTGCGATCTTCGACCAAAGGGAATTACCTGGACAGTACCGGTATCGGTGACAAAGGCGCCGGTACATCTTATCGATTTAACAGCAACGCCGGCCTGGTAGCGAATATAGGGTGGCAGGGAAAGCGCGCTAAGCTTGTCCTGAAGAATATCTACGCGACTACCTACAGCGATAATTATAATGAGTCGGTCCAGAAACCTCATGACGATTCCGAGCCGGTAGCCAGCAAACTTATTTATCAGTTGCCCGAAGCCATGTCCCTGCAGCAGCATCAGTTGACCGGCGAATATCAGTTGCCCTGGCAGATTAAGGCCGAAGGCATGCTGACCGTTAATAAAATCAGGCAACAGATCCTGGATGAGCGTAAGCTCTCTTACCGGTTGACGACCGTTATCGGAGACGTGCCCTATTTTCAGACGCCTGGTTTAATGACCCATAGCGCAGCCTCCAATGGCAGCGCTTTCCAGGACTGGCGAATGTGGACGCGCATCGATGAAACGGACTACCATTGGAGCGCTGCATTTTCGCGCAAATTTGGTGAAAAGAAGGCCGTGTCCACACTGGTAAAATTCGGATATCAGGCCTGGTCAAAAAACAGATCGCTGGATCTATACAAAATGGCGCCCTGGACAAGGTCGTGGGCATCCGGTACAACCAACCAGAAA encodes:
- a CDS encoding TonB-dependent receptor, translating into MNFSQCMRAMKITMLLLTCFLMQVSAHTFAQRISMNRQNSTIHAVLEDIRKQAQYDFFYDMHLFNRAKPVSIQVKDATLEQVLSILFKGLPYSYTIDNKMVVITEADVPVAAVNTLPLAVRRQPGRIGGKILDDRGQPLPGATVKILQRNQAVQSGIDGSYSFSIAPGVYTVEVTYISFQTRRITQVEVKEGQLTSLHITLAPSTKTLGQVVVTGSYKKESVAGLYARQKNAASVTDGISSEQIARTPDNDMGQVLKRVTGLTTVNNRNVIVRGMSDRYNQAMLDGVAIPSTSQNRRDFSFDIIPTEMVGSVVVNKTATPDVSAEFSGGQVSVNTIDIPERNFATIQYGLGGNSQTTGKDFYRLGKRNTSEYFGFFDKSSKLPEGIKTWLWNNRASQLDAPPGYNLADPELNGMPLNPMEFGNDVKYNDLDAIAQSKKLNNDALKPYRYKAAPNQHMRLSLGRVYDLKNGSRFGFVTSVNFRNEQNIVRFNNLRSSTKGNYLDSTGIGDKGAGTSYRFNSNAGLVANIGWQGKRAKLVLKNIYATTYSDNYNESVQKPHDDSEPVASKLIYQLPEAMSLQQHQLTGEYQLPWQIKAEGMLTVNKIRQQILDERKLSYRLTTVIGDVPYFQTPGLMTHSAASNGSAFQDWRMWTRIDETDYHWSAAFSRKFGEKKAVSTLVKFGYQAWSKNRSLDLYKMAPWTRSWASGTTNQKAPAIETSYDQLLSPENMGNGDGQAYYYADALGGRFYDGKMMSHALYLMADQKLGDRLRLVYGVRAEYFDLTSKQEELYRRAYKDEPDPNDVQRHRFGVKENNWRFLPSLNATYSLTPEINIRGSYSKTVIRPDFREIGMFGMYDFELNGYVYGEHVQSTLIDNMDVRFEWYPSPGEILSLTGYYKKLDKPIELVHSEASNYTFANMENATNFGLELEIRKNLTFLSGREWVKNLFIYANATLLQSKVNVLSHWQWINNPETQEAERVQSRYPNQDRPLIGQSPWLLNLGIGYWGDYFGATVSYNHRGPRTNLANVNMARVEYELAPKQLDAQLYARFLKKKMEVKLNLTNLLNDWTRYYMNIHDYEPDDTRFFILKAGRSIKYRKEDGDIITYRRKDGQRFSMSVSYSF